Below is a window of Salvelinus alpinus chromosome 34, SLU_Salpinus.1, whole genome shotgun sequence DNA.
tcaaaactataAATATTTTCAAATTCCTTAAATTAAAACGAACCAGACGGCACGTTTTTTCCATTTACGGATAGACTGgggcacactcagacatcatttacaaatgaagcatttgtgtttaaggAATCCACcatatcagaggcagtagggatgaccagggataaatgtgtgaattggaccatagtagtgtcctgctaagcattcaaaatgtaacgaatacttttgggtgtcaggggaaaatgtacggagtaaaaagtacattattttctttaggaagtgaagtaaaagtagttaaatataaatagtaaagtagatACCCAAAAATACTACTTAggtactttaaaatatttttacaccactggtcagggaggtgaccaagaaccaattgaccactctgacagaactataGTTCCTTggatgagatgggagaacctgccagaaggacaagtcTCCaaagcacttcaccaatctgggctttatgggagtggGCAGACGGAACcccactcctgagaaaaaaggTACGACAGCacacctggagtttgcaaaaaggcaagtGAAAGACTCAGGGCACAAGATGGTGGTCTGACacagaaaaaaaaaagttgtactctttggcctgaatgcaaagtgctaTGTCTGCAGAAAACCAGACAgtataccatccctaccgtgaagcatggtggtggcaacatcatagTATGGAGATGCTTTTcaacagcagggactgggagagactgggaaggatagagggaacaatgaatggagacaAATATAGGCAAATcattgatgagaacctgcttcagagcaccaatgaccttagactgggggtggcgaagatttacattccaacaAAACAATGAgcccaagcacacagccacggTGGAATGGCtccagaacaagaatgtgaaagtccttgagtggccaagccaaaaCCCTGACTTGTATCTCATTTGAAGTCCGTGGAAAGACTcggaagattgctgttcaccaccACTCCCCATCGAACGGTAGAAAATCCCCAaatgcaaagctgatacagaaaTACTCGAGACTCAAAGATGTAATCGCCGAAAAAGGTGCTTCTACACAGTactgactcaagggtgtgaattaTTTTTGTAAATGagatctgtatttcattttcaataaatgtgagaaaaaaatatacttttaaataggttttcactttgtcaatatgggaTACTGTTTACATGCAGACAAAATGAGGGCAAACCTAACAATGCCATTAATTTACATTGTCCATATCACTATAGCAATAATTTGGGGGGAACAGCTGTCATACCCATTATCAGTCAGATTAATCAACGTGTGGTAATCACTGAACATCTGTCTACACTTAGTTCAATTATGCCACCTAGTGGCATGAAAATCTAGTGCACTTGGCTGTTGACACCTATATATAGTAAAATATTAGCAGTGAGGATTAAGTGTACGAAAGctacacactgactgactgctgaGAACGTCCATTCTCCTTGGTAAACGCTGTAGAGAAGAACATgagcctggtggtcccagatctgtttcgaCTATTGTAAAGGATGTCACGCTGCTTTGCTTAGCAGTGCGGCGAATgtgatctaaggcactgcgtctcagtgatAGAGCCGTCACGAgtctctggtttgaatccaggctgtatcacacccggcCATCATCGGGAGTCGCATACTTGGCCCGACGTCATCTgggtttagccggggtaggccgtcattgtaaagaattAGTTCTTAAATGACTTTTCTAGTTAGTTAAAGATCAACTTTTGTTTTAACAGGTAGGGATTCCTCCAGTCTGCTCACAGAGTATCGAACACAGGACATATGCTGGCACATGACCGCCCTCCCTTCACGTGACCGTCTTCACGTGCGTCACGCCAAAAGCAGGCAGGAGAAGTGGGGACATTTCAGGCCGAAGACCCCATGTGATCTATAAGATGACATTTTATCCCTTTTTGTGGGAAccattagttttttttttaattcagatACATTTGCAAGGACTGTTTTATTTGTAGCAAATCAGTTTTGACAGACATTTCCCCGTCTGCCACAACATGCAGACCCCTGCCGTCTGTCTCGTATCGGGTAAGACCACAAAATGTAGACGAGCAGAATCTAAAAAGAAAGCTGCAGAAAAACCAAGGACAACAGATCTCCGGAGCCACATGTAAATAAGGATATTTTTTTGTTCAATTATTTTGAACAGAAAGTCAAATGATGACCGGAATATTCCACACCTACACTTGGGGCTCGCCCATCGAGTACACCGAAGATCATAACATGCACGCTTAGAAATGGTGGTTTAGACAATGCAATTGTAGTCTTatgtttataaaaaaaattacattcaCTTAATTTGTGAAATGCTTATTCAGTATTCCTCAGCATCATCAGTCAATGTTAAAACGCAACAAAACACAATAGTAGATTAAATTACTTGACAACACACATTCAAATCATTTTGGGTGCAGTTTAACTTAACTGTTAAGAGGTGTGGATCGGAACACAAATAAGcacaaaaaatatgaaaaaaataCCATTGTATTGATTAGACAAAGTTAACTTCAACAAAAAAAATAGAAGGTACATTTCATACAACTTAACCAATCACAATGAGACTTACAAACCTGCAGGGACAACGATACAGATATTCAACAGGACTGCGACCCAATCAAAAGCTCTCAAATCACACTGTACATTtcattaacaaaaaaaaaaagaaaaaacgttTGGTTTACAAAAGGAAACTCTTTAATTATTCAGATCGCAATAAAGACTAAATTAGAAGTTGAATTGGGGGACGCAGGATCCAACCTATAATCATAAAATAACCAGTCCAGGGCCTAGAGGAACTGAACCAACCAGGACTAAAGCTCAGATTTTAAAATTAGATTGTGGGAGAGAGGGCATTACACCCAAGGCAAGGCTCCTCTTCATTACAACCCCactagcaggcaggcaggcaggctggcacAACGCCAGGTGCCACGGTTCCAGCATGACATTCCCTTCAGTCCATACATAGCACTACACCAGTGGAGACTGATGGTCACTTTTAAAATCAGGAGGACAGACTCATTGGTATGGAATAAACAGAACGTTATCAGTGGTCCGTTCCAGCCATTCCAATGAGTCTCTACTCCCTCCACTGGACTAATCCTAAACAGCCATTCCAATGAGTCTCTACTCCCTCCACTGGACTATTCCTAAACAGCTCACTCAGAGCAGCTCAGTGCTGGCTCTCCACCGAGGGGGACCGAGACCGGGACGGCTTCCGGGCCGGGGCAGGAGAACGGGAGCGTGGGGGAGGGGTACGGGAACGGGGGGCAGGGGAGCGGGAACGTGGGGCAGGGGAGCGGGAACGTGGGGCAGGGGAGCGGGAACGTGGGGCAGGAGAGCGGGAACGTGGGGCAGGAGAGCGGGAACGTGGGGGAGGTGTACGGGAATGAGAGCGTGCAGGAGGGGTACGGGATTTGGAACGGGAACGTGAAGTGGAGCGATGTGCAGccctgccccctcctcctcctcctgaggCAGGCTTCTTCTCTGGAGTACGGCTGGCGGAGCGTGGGGACCGGGAGCGGGGGCTCCTGGAGCGGTCACGGCTCCTGCTACGGCTGGGGGACTTGGAGCGGGGGGACCGGGAACGGCTACGGGACCGGGAGTAGCTGCGAGAGCCACGGGAACGACTCCGGCTGCGGCTGTTGGAAGAGAATAATTAAATTAATTATATTTACCCCCCCCCGAACCACTAATGTAGTCAGCTCCCTAAAACACAAGTCAGTTGTATTCCAGTCCTTTATACTCCAATCTCAAGTCCCCTTAATAGTGCTCAACACTGCAGGCCAATCTTTGAAGCTACATttctgtagctagctagactgccCCCAAACATCAAGACACGGTTGGTTCACAACTACAGCTGCAAACTGAAAAACATCACAATCTTGTATTTATCCAAACTTCTCTACAAATTGGGATGAGGGATGCCTACCGGCTCTTGCGATCCTCAGACAGTTTCAGCTTTCGTCCATTCAAGTCTGTTCCGTCCAGCTTATCAAGGGCGTTCTTCATATCACTGTGTGATGCAAACTCCACCACCCTGTCGAGGCAAATCACATTTAAGTTGACAGCTCATTTCATAATAGCAGCAAGGGCACAccacatttgttttgtttttttattaaaAACGGGAAAACAAGAGGGTTTCTAAATTGGACAGTCGTGCCTCGTTTCAGTTCTTCCATTTTTGTGCTTAATGAACAGGACCCCCTGGACAGACAACTCACCCTTCATTCTTGTTAGTTCGGTGGGCATCCACAAAGGTGACCTCTCCAACTTTCCTCATGAGATCTTTCAGGTCCTGTGGTGAAGCATACATGAGTCAGTGACAGACCAACACACGAATGTGGCTGAGAGAACTCTGAACCTGGGGCAAGAGAAAAATCAGTAGAGCAAAACACGacagtaaacccccccccccccctcccccctgtaATACTGACCTCATCAAAACACAGTAAAAAATGTGATGTTCTGGCATTTTCGGACGAGGGGCGTTTAATAAGTGACGAGCCACTGCCGTGGCTTCACAGCTAACCATTTCACTCAAAAGGAGAAACCTGATTCTACTCAAGTTCCCTGGTATTGTATTTCAGGTTTGTTAGTCAAATAGGATTGATGTGACAAATAGTAAGATGGTGAGACGCGACATATCCTTTGAGGTGTAGTGTCTTGGATAGGTTGTCGGTTAGTGGCAACTATAATGGTTTTAGGGGGCGTCGCTAAACTAAAATGAAGTCTATGGAGATTAGAAGTATTTTAAATTTCATCATGACCCATTTTGATCAAGGGGTCCTTTCAGTAACCTATTAATTGGCCTAGTATAAATTTTCCGTAAGGGCTTATATAAGTTTTCCCAGTAAGACTATGGTATAGGATTCCACTCCCTGATCCTCCCAACCCTTAAACCCAATCACATGAGTTATATGTTACTTACCGTTCCATACCCAGGGAGACATTAGCAAAGAGCCACGTGTCCAAATAGAGGACCAATGGGAACCAATGCAGTCACAGTGTTAAGCCCTTGAGAAACGACCTCCCTCAGCCTTGACAGACCCGGACTCCGGCCAGCCTCCACAAGTAAAGGACCACCAGAGATCAAGTAGGGGAAGGAACGAAGGAAGGGGGTGTGCAGTGTGCCCAACTGTCAACACCCCCAGCTCCATCAGCAACAGATAAAAGAACCAAACGGGAGAATGTAGGGAACGTGGAGTGTGTTGAGGGGGTTACAGGCTGGCTGCAGTCGGGGGGGGGTttccaccagaccagaccacagaACCTCCAGACTGGGGATTACGAGGGACCATCCTAAGGCTATCCTGCGCTAGACCCCTTTCACCCGCTACGGGGCCCAGCCAAGATTTAGACCAGCGGCAACTGCGTGTAAGGAGAGGCACCAAATGGACACTATTGAAAACACAACCAGCATAGGGCGCTATGCACATAACACCTCCAAGGAGGTTGTGCATGCAACTCCATTATAAACTAATAACCAGAATAAGAATAAGCTGTTCAAATAAAACTACGATGTGATTGGTTAGATTTACCTTCTGGTATAAGTGCTTATATATTTCTGTTTGAAAGACACAGTAAAAAACTAAGTCAAGAAATAAAACAATGAATTCCTGAATCCAAAAGGGGCCTTGCCGTTCTATTTACCCTAATGGACTTTTGAGCATATAGCCGTGTCCTTTtggtaataaataaaataaaaacaagttTTTCAATAAGAATGCAGCTTATAAAGAAAAGGCATTATCAGAGTACGTACAGAGTAATGGTTGGTCTGAACCAGATGGGTTTTAAACTCTCACCTGCCAACTGATACGTGACGACAGGTTCTCCACGATGATTCTGTGTTCAGTGCGCACCGGAGGACCATACCTACTGCATGGGAGGAAGGCAGAGCAAAGTTAAAcacgggtggggggggggggtgacctgTTACTATTAGGACTGAAATGATTAATACACATGAGCCTGACATTAAATGAAGCCACAGGTCAATAGATATAAGACATGAATGTACAGCATAGGAGCAAGACAGAGGGATGTCACAACGTATTCTAATCACACTGGGGAAATAACTGCTACAAGTGAAAACGTTCAAATCTAGCGTGATAAGTCTTAAATTATTCAGTTGGTATATTCAATACATGTAAGACACCAGATATGCTACTTCTGCACGCAGAGCCACCAGGAAGGTAAATGTCTCCAAGCTACGAGGGGAACTAAAATCACACTGACTAAACTCCATTCGCTGCAAGTGAGAAGGTTTAAAACGAAGCGGTGTAGTCTGTATACCTGGAGCCGCCGCCACCACCACCGCCGCGGCGATCACCAGACCCCTGGCGGTAGCTGCTGAAACGAGGTGAGAAACGTCCTCCTCCTCCGCCACCGCCGCCCATCCCAGgtccaccacccctccctcttctgGAGCGGGCATGCTCTATAGTCACCCTATAAAAAAAGACCAAACAGACACTTAACAGGGCAGCAGAAATGACTAAAAGACTTAGTATTCTTTCTCCACCATACGCAAGGTATTTGTATCATCTGATTAATGTCTCTGAACAGGGGAAGGGGGGAAATTAAAGTTGGTAGTAGATTCAGAACTCTAAATAATGGGTCGGATCCGGTTGTCACCGGTCTCGGGTGTGTCATTTCTAAACGGACTTGTCCAGAAGTGCCGTCCAGATAAGAACGTGACATGGTGCAGTAGCCAGAGAAACTGTCTAATTTATGCCGCTGCTCTTGCTTCTTATGAGGcgcgtgtagcttgttgttggctAATCATTAGACAAAGCAGCAAAATGCTACAGATAGAGACTTGCTCCGTGTGTCACAAAAGTTTGGAGATAAATTGGCTACAACGACCAGCAGGTAGGCTTGCTACTAAATATTCTAAATGGAATTGTTATTTGTAACTGAAGGACTAGAAAGTGCATGCCCTGCAGCCTAGTTGCTACTTCCCAGTTTGATGCTGTCAAGACAGATACTAGGTCATCTTATatgatgataaataacctagctatggcagctattagtctactatAGTGAGAGACGGCTTGGTCGTTTTCAGTCTCTCGCTCCCTTCAGCCCCTCTCACTATAGGTCCATAAGGAATGAGTCTAGTTGTCGCCGGGTCAGTTTGGAACGGGTCtatatgtttatttgtttttttaaacgtgTTTATGCACATCGAGACCATTTTGAAACTGGACCTCTAGTTGTTATTGATATTACCAGGATGTGACCACTAGATGTTAATATAGGTACCATTGAATTGCATTGAATTTGCGCCACAAATTCCAAGTTAGCATTTGAAACAATGGACAACAAAAGCAACACAtgaattgctgtcataccttgtttATAGACTGCTCagagggtaaggaaaccaatatgtaatcgTGCAATTTGAGTGACATTGAGGGGGAagggtatttattttttaaagtatttataaataattttaaaaaaaataattaagcATTATCTACTGTTCAGAACCCGGTATGAAAGATGGGCCAAAAACTTTGACTAATTGACAgtgactaatttctctgaacagttgGGCAAGAATACCACATTCACAGGGAATATAAACTAAGCAAAAATAATAAACacccccttttcaggaccctgtctttcaaagataattcgtaaaaattcaaataacttcattgtaaagggtttaaacagtttcccatgcttgtttaatgaaccataaacaattaatgaagatgcacctgtggaatggtcattaAGACACCAACGGCTTACAACAGTAGGTAAgcaaggtcacagttatgaaaacttaggacacgaaagaggcctttctactgactctgaaaaacaccaaaataaagatgcccagggtcccctGCTCAGCTGCGTGAACATGTctcaggcatgctgcaaggaggcatgaggactgcagatatgggcagggcaataaattgcaatgtccgcaccgtgagacgcctaagacagcgctacagagatacaggacggacagctgatcatcctcgcagcggcagaccatgtgtaacaacccctgcacaggatcggtacatccgaacatcacatctgCAGGACAGGATGGcatcaactgcccgagttacaccaggaacgcacatcagtgctcagactgtccgcaataggctgagagaggatggactgagggcttgtaggcctgttgtaaggcaggtcctcaccagacatcacctgtggacacaaacccaccgttgctggaccagacaggactggcaaaaagtgctattctggcgagtcgcggttttgtctcacatggggtgatggtcggtttcgtgtttatcgtcaaaggaatgagcgttacatcgAGGCAGGTACTCTGgagagggatcgatttggaggtggagggtccgtcatggtatggggcggtgtgtcacagcatcatcggactaagcttgctgtcattacaggcaatctcaacgctgtgcgttacagggaagacatcctcctccctcatgtggtacccttcctgcaggctcatcctgacatgagccTCCAGCCATACTGcacgttctgtgcatgatttcctgcaagacatgaaTGTCATTGTTCTGCcctggccagcgaagagcccggatctcaatcctattgagcacgtctgggatctgttggatcggagggtgagggctagcgTTTCGAcatgtgaactaaacgtgctagcaaaagtagctaattggacactagtaatggacattaccgaacaaaagaACGATTTATTGTgaaactaggattcctggcactgcactCTGATGAAAGatcaaagggaatatttatgatgtcatttcgtatttctgttgactccaacacagcggagaaatgttgtgtatttctgagtgctgtctcagattattgcatggtatgctttttcctaaagtttttaaaaaatctgacacagcggttgcattaagaaaaagtatatctttaattatatgtaaaacgtGTATctttcaaagtttatgatgagtatttttgttatttgacgtggctctctgtaattactccggatattttggaggcatttctgaacatggcgctaatgtaaaccgagatttgtggatataaatatgcacattatcgaacaaaacataaatgtattgtgtaacatgatgtcctatgagtgtcatctgatgaagattatcaaaggttagtgaataattttatctccatttctgcCTTTGTGACCATCTTTGGctggggaaaatggctgtgtttttttgatttggtggtgatctaacatataTTTGGTGTGTTtccgctgtaaaacattttaaaaatcggacatgatgggtagattaacaagatgtttctttcatttgaggtattggacttgttaatgtgggAAAGGTTCatatttcaaaaaatatttttgaatttcgcgcgctgccttttcagctgAATATTGTGGGTGTTCCACTGGGCTAGAAAGGTAAAAATGCTTTATTTAAAGTGCTACTTTAAAGTAGAGTAAGTAGATTTTTTTGAGTATCTGTACTTAACTTTTtatattttgacaacttttatttcACTCCTAATGGAAATAATGTGCGTTTTACTCCATTAATTTccacctgacacccaaaagtacttgttacattttgaatgcttagcaggactgggaaatggtctaattcacacactttcACAAATCGAAGGActggaaaatggtctaattcacacttTCACAAATGTTATTTTATTCAAGTATGAAAGTCGTGTACTTCTTCCAACACTGTCCATATGAATTAAATGTCAAAATATAACATGTCGCAATTTATCTTTCTTGAGACATTGCTCAATGTGCATCTAAATCGTTACCTttcactacagagttccttgcCATTCAGCTCGTAAACTGCATCATCAGCGTCTCTGTGGTCGTCAAACTCCTGATTAAAGAGAAGGGGGGTTAACTAATCAACAAACAAAACATTCACAATAGGTGTTTGATCAAGACACGAGGCAAGGCCGACTTACCACAAAGCCGAAACCGTTCTTCAAATTTACTTCTCGGATCCTTCCATAACCTTTGAAGAATTTCTCCACGTCCCTCTCACGAGCATGAGGGCTCAAACGACCGATAAACACTCGACATCCACTCATAGTTATCTGAAACAAAAAGTTAGCTACGTGATTAAGTTATTAGATCATTAACAGTACATTTATCCCCAAACACGTAGGTTGCCGACAAGGCCCAGATCAGtgtgctaactagctaacgttagctaagagTTATCAATACTAAAAGTGCACTTTAGCCAAGTTTAGGAGCCGTTATGCTGGCAAATAATAGCCAGATAGTCTGAGTTCGGCAACGTAAACAGTTTCACATATACGCTAAACGAATAAACTACATACCGTTTAATATTAATTAAATCACAATATTGATAATGTGTATATACGTTAGCAAGcttactagctaacgttagtcgcTAGCTATCCGGTCGCAGCTCGTTTTCccacgagttcccagttgtcgtgAACGCGGCATTAGGACCCGAGGAAAAGGCCGCAATTATACAAAAATATTCTGTGTTAGTGCTATTCTTTGTGTTCTGAAATCAGAAGTTCGGATTAAAAAACATCATTGTATGTTACATCGGAGATCCAGCCCGCCCACAAAATAGCTGAGTTTAGTCGGCTACGTacgttactagctagctaacgttaccatgTCGTGCAGTTTCATTTTCGCTAGTTTAGCTGCATTACTAGTTTGGCACTCGGACAAAATATTAATCATTAGATTATTGATTCGCCAAATATTTGTGCCAGTCTGCTGACGACATTACAATTATCAAAACTTGAACCTCACCCTTTCCGTTGTCTTCGTTACTTCTGGTAGTGTGCTTGCTTGGCTTATGTGTGTCAAAATGGCGACTCCGAGTGAGAGAACGAGGGGGAAACCGGATGTTCTTCAGCACCAAGGGTGGTGGGCGTGTTCCAGTCATCCAGACCTATCAAAAAGTTCCACAAGACCCATGCCACAGAtataacaatgagacagatatttcactggatgtataaatgtgaagcatccggttggtgTTTCAACTCAGTACCACATTTGGTGGTGAGAGGAAGATAAGTGGCCGCCAGTGGGAGAAGATGAAAACGAGATGGTTTATGGCCAACATTCTTCTAATGTTCTCATCGATGAaatatttgatctcaatacagtgttcaaaactagaatatgttacgaacagagtggGACTACGTTTTCTAGACTTCACCCTTGGCCAAAGTTTTTAAAAATTGCGTTTAGGACCGCAAGCGCGAATTAAGATACTGCACAGGCGCACTTCAAATTAGGCGTTCCCTATCGGAAATATGCAAATCAATGCTAGAACGAGCCAATAGACTCTCACTGGCTCGTGTTTAGCTCTGCCCACcttcttgcttgttctgcccactatgagtaATTTACTCCCAGAGGAAACGAcatgc
It encodes the following:
- the LOC139563795 gene encoding serine/arginine-rich splicing factor 5-like, translating into MSGCRVFIGRLSPHARERDVEKFFKGYGRIREVNLKNGFGFVEFDDHRDADDAVYELNGKELCSERVTIEHARSRRGRGGGPGMGGGGGGGGRFSPRFSSYRQGSGDRRGGGGGGGSSRYGPPVRTEHRIIVENLSSRISWQDLKDLMRKVGEVTFVDAHRTNKNEGVVEFASHSDMKNALDKLDGTDLNGRKLKLSEDRKSRRSRSRSRGSRSYSRSRSRSRSPRSKSPSRSRSRDRSRSPRSRSPRSASRTPEKKPASGGGGGGRAAHRSTSRSRSKSRTPPARSHSRTPPPRSRSPAPRSRSPAPRSRSPAPRSRSPAPRSRSPAPRSRTPPPRSRSPAPARKPSRSRSPSVESQH